The Eschrichtius robustus isolate mEscRob2 chromosome 5, mEscRob2.pri, whole genome shotgun sequence DNA window ACACGTGGGTGGCACAACCGTAAAGAATGCTGCTTAGCTTTATTCTGAGGCTGCAGCAATTCTTCAGGCttgtttttgaaactttttttttccatttctactaTACATATCTCACTgatatgtaaaaatatacaactcactgaaaatattttaaactcccACTTACGATACATTTGCATTACTGATGTTATCAACAGTGAATCAGAAGGAAAgtcttcttgacattggtctgcTTACAGTTTCAAAGCTTGAAAGAACCCACTCATTAATCCATTAATGTTTGCCACATCCAGAGTTACTTGTGAGAGTTTTTAGTCCTACTATACTTTCCTTTTGAAGTCGTGGCATAACCAAGCCAACCAGGTCTTCACTTAAGCCTTTTTTATCTTGCATTTTGTGTGAACTCTGAAGGTGTTTTCTGTAGGCTTTAGATTTTATTCAGTTGTATAATTAAAGACTGAATTCTTTATTTGGAATGAAATATTCTTGTCTTACATAGTaggtaataaaaatgaataacgTATACACATTATTAACCATAAACGAAAAGAGAAAACCAGTGCAAAATGCGGCAGACAATACATCTCTAACATATTGCAAAGGCTGATACCGGGACAACACTACTTCAGAAAAGTGCCAGCAAAATGGTGAATgtgtgaaaacaaagaaaaatattgtgtTTATAGGGTGCAGAAAGTTTCCCAGAATCTGACAGAGCCCATGCATCTCTGCACCCAGAATACACTTAGAGAATAATTTAACCATGACAATAGGGACTACAGAAAATGGTATATTGTGTATAAACCTGGCCTCTCTAATCGCCTCCTTATGTGCCTGGAACATCTTGACGTTGTTCATGTTCGACTGCCAATATTTCACATATCCTCCGTGGTCCGCTGTCAACATCCACATGTCATTATGTGACCAAGTCATGGCTCTCACTGGGCTATCGTGAGCCTgtgaaaacataaaacatttgTAAACATTATACAAAAGAATATATGACGGAAGCCTTTACAGGAGCATATATTAACTCATAACAATAATCTGTccaattttaagtttaaaatgccAAGACAGTAACTCTATATCAAGTTCTTTACAGTAACACAGGATGATGCTACCATCTGATGATTACTGTTACCTGTAATATTGTTTCAAAATTGAAAGTGAGTCCATTCCACAAGGTGAACTCTCCACTAGAGGCTCCAGTGACTAACCGTCTTCCTTCTGGAGtccactggggggaaaaaaaaagacattatacaAGGTCACGAATCCtcaaccttaatttttaaaacacttagaaagtctttatttataaaatatccaATAATTGACATTAAGTTGACAATACTGACTTTCACTTAAGACTATAGCTCAGATTTATAAGCAAGTACTTTGTCAGAAAAGAACTTGTATTAACACAGTGCAAGGAAAGCTCTAGCACTTTAGCTcattaagtaaaaataataagtGCATTTTAAATACCTGTTAAGTTACACACACCTAGGCACTCTAAACagcatttcaaaacaaaatatgcaaagaCCTAATTTTTCTAGAATACATGGCAGACCAACATAAATAAGATGGTCAGTCACCAGAAAAACTCAAAGACTAAATGTATAAAGGATTTGGTTTATTACAGCTGCTAGTGAACCAATTCAGGCAAAAAAGTTACCAGTGTCTTATGAAAAAACAGTATTACATTTAAGGACATCAAGGCTATCACAAACTTTTCCTGGAAACTAAACgtacaatatatacatgtatatatatttttttaagttcttcgTTCACAGTATCAGGCAGTGACAGGTCTTATGCTAATCTAGTCTCCAAGAAAATGTAATACAACAGAGGCATGACAAACAGCACCCCAATATTTCAATGTCACAATTTGCACACTGAAGGGAATCTGTGATATATGCTTATCAACTCAAACTGCAacatattttttcttacttttattttcaagtttctaTGATAGATTACACGTTCATTTTCCTTAGATGTAAATACATGAAATATCAATACAACAATCCTATTAGTGAAAAGTGTGACACAGAGTTGAAAAATACAAGTGTGTTTATAGGATGAGATACATGAAATGAAGTCTGGTAAATTTCACAGATATATATGACAAGCCAGCCTTTTACTGTTTACCTGCAGATCATGATtttgattattattaataaaatcctCCTACTTTCCTAGTTTCTGTTATCTGCTATGGATCCTAACC harbors:
- the WDR33 gene encoding pre-mRNA 3' end processing protein WDR33 isoform X2; protein product: MATEIGSPPRFFHMPRFQHQAPRQLFYKRPDFAQQQAMQQLTFDGKRMRKAVNRKTIDYNPSVIKYLENRIWQRDQRDMRAIQPDAGYYNDLVPPIGMLNNPMNAVTTKFVRTSTNKVKCPVFVVRWTPEGRRLVTGASSGEFTLWNGLTFNFETILQAHDSPVRAMTWSHNDMWMLTADHGGYVKYWQSNMNNVKMFQAHKEAIREARFIHNIPFSVVPIVMVKLFSKCILGAEMHGLCQILGNFLHPINTIFFFVFTHSPFCWHFSEVVLSRYQPLQYVRDVLSAAFCTGFLFSFMVNNVYTLFIFITYYVRQEYFIPNKEFSL